A single region of the Blastopirellula marina genome encodes:
- the pheT gene encoding phenylalanine--tRNA ligase subunit beta → MLVSWDWLKQYLDLNISEAEVCDRLTLAGLNFDGSATVDNDRCLDLEVTSNRPDWLGHIGIAREVGVLFDLDLKVPGADVSKNSSGAACPMIVQIEDEAFCPRYIARSITGVTVGDSPAWMVNRLRTIGISTINNVVDATNYVLMEIGQPLHAFDLNKLTGDTIRVRKATHEEKFLAIDHREYQLTSDDYVIADKSGAVAIAGVMGGKETEVNEMTTDLLIEAAQFAALPVRTTSRRLKLKSDSSYRFERGVDPEMIDWASRRCCELIVETAGGEVCEGRVYAGSEPSARESVTLRLSQIPRILGIHVSETEVRRILERLGNEVTHQNDKQITVIPASWRRDLDREVDLVEEVARIHGYDKIPEHAGVSLSASHQSDLDRVRNKVRTGMLGMGFDETLTRSIVSDVWSKAFQGWSLAEPLTTSMPMVKGEDRLRVSLIPSLLGARRNNEKFSYTDIDLYEIAKVYLPKPKALPDERYMVGITSGRDFFELKGVIEGLVGMLNPSIRITTIPYTDPLFAEGQGAHLTIGGTTLGYLGVVGDKARKAFGLQQSATVAELDLRALMKLAILIPQHQDFSTHPAMNRDLNLVVDENISWSKLQDISYSAGGELVEVVTFQEIFRDPKKDGPGKKRVLFTVTLQAYDRTLTGEEADATIAKILTACDKETGAKLLA, encoded by the coding sequence ATGCTCGTTTCCTGGGATTGGCTGAAGCAGTACCTCGATTTAAACATCAGCGAAGCGGAAGTCTGCGATCGTTTGACCCTGGCAGGCCTGAACTTCGACGGGTCGGCAACGGTTGACAACGATCGATGTCTCGATCTGGAAGTCACCAGCAACCGTCCAGACTGGCTTGGCCACATAGGCATTGCCCGCGAAGTGGGCGTGCTGTTTGATCTCGACCTGAAGGTTCCTGGCGCGGACGTCTCGAAGAATTCGAGCGGGGCCGCTTGTCCGATGATTGTGCAGATCGAAGACGAAGCGTTCTGCCCACGATATATTGCCCGCAGCATCACCGGCGTGACTGTTGGCGACAGCCCAGCCTGGATGGTCAATCGGCTGCGTACGATTGGCATTTCCACGATCAATAACGTGGTCGATGCCACCAATTACGTGCTGATGGAAATCGGCCAGCCTCTACACGCGTTCGACCTGAACAAGCTCACCGGAGACACCATCCGTGTTCGCAAGGCGACGCACGAAGAGAAGTTCCTGGCCATCGACCATCGCGAATACCAGCTGACATCCGACGATTACGTGATTGCCGACAAAAGTGGTGCCGTGGCGATCGCCGGCGTGATGGGGGGCAAAGAGACGGAAGTCAATGAGATGACGACCGACCTTTTGATCGAAGCCGCCCAGTTCGCTGCGTTACCGGTACGCACGACCTCGCGCCGGCTCAAGCTGAAGAGCGATTCTTCGTATCGCTTTGAACGTGGCGTCGATCCCGAGATGATCGATTGGGCCAGCCGCCGCTGCTGCGAGTTGATCGTCGAAACGGCCGGTGGCGAAGTCTGCGAAGGACGCGTCTATGCCGGATCTGAGCCAAGTGCTCGCGAGTCGGTCACGCTGCGACTGTCGCAGATTCCTCGCATTCTGGGCATTCACGTTTCGGAAACCGAAGTTCGTCGCATTCTGGAACGCCTCGGCAACGAGGTCACCCACCAGAACGACAAGCAGATCACCGTGATACCGGCCAGTTGGCGGCGCGATCTCGATCGTGAAGTCGACCTGGTGGAAGAAGTCGCGCGAATTCATGGTTACGACAAGATTCCTGAACATGCCGGCGTTTCCCTCAGTGCTTCCCATCAAAGCGATTTAGACCGGGTTCGCAACAAAGTTCGCACAGGCATGCTGGGAATGGGCTTCGATGAAACCCTGACCCGCAGCATCGTGAGTGACGTCTGGTCGAAAGCCTTCCAAGGTTGGTCGCTGGCCGAACCGCTGACAACCAGCATGCCAATGGTTAAAGGGGAAGACCGCCTGCGTGTGAGCTTGATTCCCAGCCTATTGGGTGCTCGCCGAAACAACGAGAAGTTCAGCTACACCGACATCGACTTGTACGAGATCGCCAAGGTTTACCTGCCCAAACCGAAGGCACTTCCCGATGAACGCTACATGGTGGGCATCACCAGTGGTCGCGATTTCTTCGAGTTGAAGGGAGTCATCGAAGGCCTGGTGGGCATGCTCAACCCGAGCATTAGGATCACCACCATTCCCTACACCGACCCTCTCTTCGCGGAAGGGCAGGGGGCACATTTGACGATCGGTGGCACCACGCTTGGTTACCTGGGTGTCGTTGGCGACAAGGCCCGCAAGGCATTCGGCCTGCAGCAATCGGCCACCGTCGCCGAGCTCGACCTGAGAGCTCTGATGAAACTGGCCATACTCATTCCGCAACATCAAGACTTCAGCACCCACCCCGCGATGAATCGCGACTTAAACCTGGTGGTCGACGAAAACATCAGCTGGTCGAAACTGCAAGACATCAGCTACTCGGCCGGTGGCGAACTGGTGGAAGTGGTGACGTTCCAAGAGATCTTCCGCGATCCGAAGAAGGACGGCCCCGGCAAGAAGCGTGTCCTCTTCACGGTCACCCTTCAGGCCTACGATCGCACACTGACTGGCGAAGAGGCGGACGCAACTATCGCCAAGATCCTGACGGCATGCGACAAAGAAACGGGCGCGAAGCTATTGGCTTAG
- the xerC gene encoding tyrosine recombinase XerC, whose protein sequence is MRTVIDSYLRYLQVERNASDLTIKSYGEDLDALAEYLEESFALEPEPSEVTTLDLRGYVSAVSEAGYSSSTVARRLASMRSFFKFAQRQQLVEKNPAKPLRNPRKSQKLPHFLSTDEIGTLLNAPPRSSAAGIRDRAMLETTYSAGLRVSELVGINENDLDLHDGLVRVRGKGRKERLAPLGSFALDALEKWIDIRQLSPKSEKLKERPIFLNKFGNRITTRSVGRMLEKYLKEAGLDLRTSPHTLRHSFATHLLDAGADIRSVQELLGHKSLVTTQIYTHLSTATLKGVYEMAHPRAKD, encoded by the coding sequence TTGCGCACTGTCATTGATAGCTACCTCCGCTATCTGCAGGTCGAACGTAACGCATCCGACCTGACGATCAAAAGCTATGGTGAAGATCTGGACGCGCTGGCGGAATATCTCGAAGAGAGTTTCGCCTTGGAGCCAGAACCGAGCGAAGTCACCACGCTCGATCTCCGTGGGTACGTCTCTGCGGTCTCTGAAGCAGGCTACTCTAGCAGCACCGTGGCCCGGCGTTTGGCTTCGATGCGTAGCTTCTTTAAGTTCGCCCAGCGGCAGCAGTTGGTGGAAAAGAACCCCGCCAAACCGCTCCGCAATCCACGCAAGAGCCAGAAGCTGCCGCACTTCCTGAGCACGGATGAAATCGGCACGCTCTTGAACGCTCCACCCCGGTCGTCGGCCGCCGGTATTCGAGATCGGGCGATGCTCGAAACGACCTATAGCGCCGGACTGCGTGTGAGCGAACTGGTCGGCATCAACGAAAACGACCTCGACCTGCACGACGGACTGGTGCGCGTTCGTGGAAAAGGTCGCAAGGAACGATTGGCTCCACTGGGCTCGTTCGCCCTCGACGCGTTGGAGAAATGGATCGATATTCGCCAGCTCAGCCCCAAGAGCGAAAAGCTGAAAGAACGTCCCATCTTTCTCAACAAGTTTGGCAATCGGATCACCACACGAAGTGTCGGGCGAATGCTCGAAAAATACTTGAAAGAGGCGGGGCTCGATCTGCGGACCAGCCCTCATACGCTACGGCACAGTTTTGCCACGCACCTATTGGATGCCGGAGCCGACATTCGTAGCGTGCAGGAACTGCTGGGGCACAAGAGCCTGGTGACGACTCAGATCTATACCCACCTCAGCACGGCGACCTTGAAGGGTGTGTACGAAATGGCTCACCCGCGTGCCAAAGATTAG
- the rplT gene encoding 50S ribosomal protein L20 has protein sequence MRTTYGKARHKSKKRLFKKARGNRGGRGNLLRTVKETLVRAGVYAYRDRKVRKREFRKLWIIRLNAAARERGLRYSEFINGLKKAGINLDRKVLSEMAIHDPGAFDAVTEQVKAALAA, from the coding sequence ATGAGAACTACTTACGGCAAGGCACGCCATAAGTCCAAGAAGCGCCTTTTTAAGAAGGCCCGTGGTAATCGTGGTGGTCGTGGCAATCTGCTGCGTACCGTCAAGGAAACCCTGGTCCGTGCTGGCGTATATGCCTACCGTGACCGTAAGGTCCGTAAGCGTGAATTCCGCAAGCTGTGGATTATCCGTCTCAACGCCGCCGCTCGCGAACGTGGCCTGCGTTACAGCGAATTCATCAACGGCCTGAAGAAAGCCGGTATCAACTTGGACCGCAAGGTATTGTCCGAAATGGCGATCCACGATCCAGGTGCATTCGACGCCGTGACCGAACAAGTCAAGGCTGCCCTGGCTGCCTAA
- the rpmI gene encoding 50S ribosomal protein L35, protein MMPKMKTHKGTKKRFRITGKGKIKHRQCGTSHLANRMSHKRKRNLRGTTVLAEAESVALREALGKYSY, encoded by the coding sequence ATCATGCCTAAGATGAAGACCCACAAGGGTACCAAAAAGCGCTTCCGCATCACCGGGAAGGGCAAGATCAAGCACCGTCAGTGTGGTACGAGCCACTTGGCCAACCGCATGAGCCACAAGCGGAAGCGAAACCTCCGCGGCACAACCGTTTTGGCCGAAGCCGAATCGGTAGCTCTGCGCGAAGCTTTGGGCAAGTACAGCTACTAG
- a CDS encoding carboxypeptidase M32, with the protein MADHQQIFDQLCDHYRETAKLENINSLLGWDERVLLPESAGAYRADQITLLSGIIHDRNTDPKIGAWLEELHESALSEQPNSPTEATIRRIKSDYLKQVKLPKRLVEEFSHARIIGQQTWVKARAEDNFGTFEPILDKLISLSREMAEAIGYQGEQYDALLDFYEPEAKTAQVRGVLETLKDQLVPLVAEIKESGRTPNMEILKRHYPIAQQEILGKSAASQIGFDFSAGRLDVTHHPFCTTIGPYDIRITTRYDENFFPSAFFSTLHEAGHGLYEQGLPKNWFGLPPGNAASLGIHESQSRLWENIVGRSYAFWSHFYGDAKKLFPEALSDVPMGDFHFAINEVTPSLIRVEADEATYNLHIIIRFELEQALLSGDLQVKDLPGAWNEKYTQQLGITPTSDADGCLQDVHWSAGLMGYFPTYSLGNIYSAQLLEQAREDLGDLDGMFAAGEFMPLLDWLRENVHQHGECYPGAELVERVCGDPIDSKPLIRYLRAKLGPLYGIEH; encoded by the coding sequence ATGGCAGACCATCAGCAAATCTTCGATCAACTGTGCGACCACTATCGCGAAACAGCCAAGCTCGAGAACATCAATTCGCTGCTGGGCTGGGATGAACGAGTCCTTCTGCCGGAGAGTGCCGGTGCCTATCGTGCCGATCAAATCACCCTTCTTTCCGGTATCATTCATGATCGCAACACCGATCCGAAGATTGGGGCCTGGCTGGAAGAATTGCACGAGTCGGCGCTGAGCGAACAACCCAACAGCCCGACTGAAGCGACGATCCGCCGTATCAAAAGCGACTACCTGAAGCAGGTGAAGTTGCCCAAACGTCTGGTCGAAGAGTTCAGCCATGCCCGTATCATTGGCCAGCAGACGTGGGTCAAAGCGCGTGCGGAAGACAACTTCGGTACCTTCGAACCGATCCTCGATAAGCTAATCAGCCTGAGCCGCGAGATGGCCGAAGCAATCGGCTACCAGGGGGAACAGTACGACGCGCTGCTCGACTTCTACGAACCCGAAGCAAAGACCGCCCAGGTTCGCGGCGTGCTCGAGACCCTCAAGGATCAACTCGTTCCGCTAGTGGCGGAGATCAAAGAGAGTGGTCGAACGCCAAACATGGAGATCCTCAAGCGGCACTATCCGATCGCTCAGCAGGAAATCCTCGGTAAGTCGGCCGCCTCGCAAATTGGTTTCGACTTCTCGGCCGGCCGACTCGATGTGACGCATCATCCGTTCTGCACGACGATTGGCCCGTACGATATCCGCATTACCACGCGGTACGACGAGAACTTCTTCCCGTCGGCCTTCTTCTCGACCCTGCACGAAGCAGGACATGGGCTGTACGAACAAGGTCTCCCCAAAAACTGGTTTGGGTTACCGCCAGGCAACGCGGCTTCGCTGGGCATTCACGAATCGCAGTCGCGTCTGTGGGAAAACATCGTCGGCCGCAGCTATGCGTTCTGGAGCCACTTCTATGGTGATGCCAAGAAGCTGTTCCCTGAAGCATTGTCGGACGTGCCGATGGGGGACTTCCACTTTGCGATCAACGAAGTGACGCCATCGCTGATTCGTGTGGAAGCGGACGAAGCGACTTACAACTTGCACATTATTATCCGCTTCGAGCTGGAACAGGCACTGCTATCCGGCGACCTGCAAGTAAAAGATCTGCCAGGTGCCTGGAACGAGAAGTATACCCAGCAGCTTGGCATCACCCCCACCAGCGATGCCGACGGCTGCCTGCAGGACGTCCACTGGAGCGCCGGCCTGATGGGTTACTTCCCGACGTACAGCCTGGGCAATATTTACTCGGCCCAGCTACTGGAGCAAGCTCGCGAGGACCTGGGAGACTTGGACGGCATGTTTGCCGCCGGCGAGTTCATGCCGCTATTGGATTGGCTGCGTGAGAATGTCCATCAACATGGCGAGTGCTACCCAGGTGCCGAGTTGGTCGAACGCGTTTGCGGTGATCCGATCGATTCGAAGCCGCTGATTCGCTACCTGCGTGCGAAACTTGGCCCACTCTACGGCATCGAACACTAA
- the pheS gene encoding phenylalanine--tRNA ligase subunit alpha, translating to MKQLDDLVEAASHRFEDAIKQVDKEILEETRVEYLGAKSGKLKEVQKGLGQVSKEDKPVAGKRFNEVKNRLEELFQSAADAITGGSGKKGKVEALDVTLPGKRPRLGHIHPITQTIDELKDIMGRLGFSAVEGPEIEDDWHNFEALNIPLEHPARDPLDNFYLNVASTGTGGGNQLLRSQTSTVQIRVMENNKPPIRIVSLGRVYRPDEIDATHYAMFHQIEGLLVDTNVTMADLKYVLRLFASSYLGHDVEIRFRPSFFPFTEPSVEVDMRWQDTWLEFGGAGMVDPNVLKAVGYDPEEVTGFAFGLGVERLCMRRHGINDIRYLYDSNTKFLAQF from the coding sequence ATCAAACAGCTAGACGACCTGGTCGAAGCGGCATCGCATCGTTTTGAAGACGCCATCAAGCAGGTCGACAAAGAGATTCTGGAAGAAACCCGTGTCGAATACCTGGGTGCCAAGAGTGGCAAGCTCAAGGAAGTCCAAAAGGGGCTGGGGCAGGTCTCGAAGGAAGACAAACCGGTCGCCGGTAAACGCTTCAATGAAGTGAAGAACCGCCTGGAAGAACTTTTCCAATCGGCCGCCGACGCCATTACCGGCGGCAGCGGCAAGAAGGGGAAAGTCGAGGCACTGGACGTGACCTTGCCTGGTAAGCGTCCGCGTCTGGGTCACATCCACCCAATCACCCAGACGATTGATGAACTGAAGGACATCATGGGCCGGCTCGGCTTCTCGGCCGTCGAAGGCCCCGAGATCGAAGATGACTGGCACAATTTCGAAGCCTTGAATATCCCGCTCGAGCACCCGGCTCGCGATCCGCTAGACAACTTCTATTTGAACGTTGCTTCCACCGGCACCGGCGGCGGCAATCAACTTCTGCGTAGCCAGACGTCGACCGTGCAAATTCGGGTGATGGAAAACAACAAGCCACCGATCCGGATCGTTTCTCTGGGGCGCGTTTATCGTCCTGACGAAATCGATGCGACCCACTACGCGATGTTCCATCAGATCGAAGGTCTGCTGGTCGACACCAACGTCACAATGGCCGACCTGAAGTACGTGCTGCGACTGTTCGCATCGAGCTACTTGGGACACGACGTGGAAATCCGCTTCCGTCCCTCCTTCTTCCCATTCACCGAACCGAGTGTGGAAGTCGATATGCGTTGGCAAGATACCTGGCTCGAGTTCGGCGGAGCCGGCATGGTCGATCCGAACGTGCTCAAGGCCGTCGGTTACGATCCGGAAGAGGTAACCGGTTTCGCGTTTGGCTTGGGCGTGGAACGTCTGTGCATGCGACGCCACGGCATCAACGACATTCGCTATTTGTACGACAGCAATACGAAGTTCCTGGCTCAGTTCTAA
- the bshB1 gene encoding bacillithiol biosynthesis deacetylase BshB1: MKTPTPLDILVIAPHPDDAELGMAGAILKFKAEGKKIGILDLTSGEPTPYGSLEKRAAETAAATEILGIDWRDNLGLPNRSLEATLAAREKLASVIRQLRPNWLFAPYWEDAHPDHLAATQLVDAARFWSKLSKTDMPGEPFHPQRIYNYYCVHLKMAPQPAFVLDISEYWEQKLASIRCYHSQFIAGRPSEYPTFLDKLHDEASYWGKVIGTRYGEPFTSREPIGMSSMSTLV; the protein is encoded by the coding sequence ATGAAAACACCCACTCCGCTCGACATTCTGGTTATCGCCCCCCATCCAGACGACGCCGAACTAGGCATGGCCGGGGCGATCCTCAAATTCAAAGCCGAGGGGAAGAAAATTGGCATCCTCGATCTGACCTCTGGCGAGCCCACCCCTTATGGCAGCCTGGAAAAACGAGCCGCCGAAACAGCTGCCGCAACCGAGATTCTGGGGATCGACTGGCGAGACAACCTGGGGCTTCCCAATCGTAGCCTTGAAGCAACGCTAGCAGCCCGCGAGAAGCTGGCTTCGGTCATCCGGCAGCTGCGACCGAACTGGCTTTTTGCACCTTATTGGGAAGATGCTCACCCCGATCACCTGGCCGCGACGCAACTAGTGGATGCAGCTCGCTTCTGGTCGAAACTCAGCAAGACAGATATGCCCGGCGAGCCGTTTCACCCGCAGCGAATCTATAACTACTACTGCGTGCACTTGAAGATGGCCCCGCAGCCGGCGTTCGTGCTGGATATCAGCGAGTACTGGGAACAGAAGCTGGCTTCGATCCGCTGTTACCACAGCCAGTTCATCGCAGGGCGACCATCTGAGTACCCCACGTTTCTGGATAAGCTGCACGACGAAGCATCGTACTGGGGCAAAGTGATTGGTACCCGCTATGGGGAACCATTCACCTCTCGCGAGCCGATCGGTATGAGCAGCATGAGCACGCTGGTGTAG